The stretch of DNA TTCGCAAAGGGCGGGTCGCGGCGCTGCGAGTTGGGCCAGCGCTGCTGCAAGATGTCGCTGTGTCGGTCTTGCCGCCAGAGCAAGAGTTTAGAGGCGGCTTTCTGGGCGGTAAGGTGTTCCAGCACTTTCAGCCCGACCTTTCGCTGGAGGAGCTGTGCTTGCAGTTTGACGCCGGCGCGATGGAAGCGACCGCCGATCACTAGCACTCCAGGCGACGGAAGACTTTTCCGATTCTAACCGTCAGGCAAAGCGCTCTCAGGTTTGCGGGCGTCGCTTCCGACCTTAGTATGAAGGGGAAACGCCCAGGCGATGACGTTGTTTCAAATTTAACCGACCTTATAATTACAACGTCAAGGTGTTTCGGTAGGAGTAATGCGGGTTGGCTGGTAAGCCCAAGATCCTCTGTTTGTGCGCACCAGGTGGGCAACACTCGGTTCTAGAGCAATTGCGCACCGACTACGACATTACGGAAGTGCAGACGCCGCTCCGCACTTTCGCCCTGTTGAAGAATCATGAATTTGACGGGGTCTACATCTGTACCGATTATTTCGAAGATTCCTCTCGTATCGGCAACCTTCTGCAGAACGAGCGAATCTTGGAAGGGATGCCCGACGGGGTTGCGATGCTCGATCGCGACAATACCGTACTCTGGGCGAACAGCTGTTTGCAGCGCTGGGCCGGTTGCGATGACGTAGTCGGCCGTAATTTTTATGGCGCCCTCAACAGTCCCGAAATCCTCGGCCCCGATTTCTGCCCGTTCCATACCGCTCTGACGTCGGGTCGTCCCAGCACGTCAACGCTGCGAACCGAAGACAATCAGTACTATCAGGTTCACGCCGCTCCGGTTCTCAACCCGAACGCGTCACCCAAGAACCTGATCGTCACGATCCGCGACGTCACCGAAGAAGTGCTGCAGCGGCAGAAGCTGGAAGCGATTCACAAAGCCGGCATCGAACTGGCCGACCTGACGACCGAAGAGATCTTCAATATGGAGGTCTCGGAGCGGATCGAACTGCTCAAGTCGAATATCCTGCACTACACCAAAGACCTGCTCAATTTCGACGTCATCGAAATCCGCGTCCTCGATCAACGGACCGGAGAGCTGGTCCCGCTCCTGTCGGTCGGCATTGATAAAGAAGCGGCCGAACGCGAACTGTACGCCCAATCGACCAACAACGGCGTGACCGGCTTCGTCGCGTCGACCGGCAAGAGCTACCTGTGTGAGGACACCCAGTCTGACCCGCTCTACCTGGAAGGTTTTAAGGGAGCGAAAAGTTCGCTGACCGTGCCGCTGATTCTGCACGACGCGGTGATCGGTTCGTTCAATGTCGAAAGCCCCGAACCGCGGGCCTTCACCGAGAGCGACCTGCAGTTCCTCGAAATCTTCTGCCGCGACCTGGCCCTGGCGCTGAACACGCTCGAATTGTTGTCGGCCCAGCAAGCCAATACCGCCCAGGCGAGCGTCGAAGCGATCCACAGCGCCGTCGCGCTGCCAGTGGACGAAATCCTGAACGACGCCGTCAACGTCATGGAGCGTTACATTGGCCACGATGAAGAAGTGGTCGATCGTGTCCGCCGCATCATTCAAAACGGCCGCGACATCAAGCGCGTCATCCAGAAGGTGGGCGAGCGGATGACGCCCAGCAAAGCGGTACCCGCTTCGGTTCAGGCCGAGGTACGTCCGCGTCTGCGTGGCGCCCGGGTGTTGGTAGTCGACGAGGACGAATCGGTACGCAGCGCCGCTCACGCTTTGCTCGATCGCTACGGCTGCGATATCGAAACGGCCCATGACGGGGCCGAAGCGCTCTGCATGGTCCGAGCCGGACTGCATGGCGCCGGTTACGATGCGATCATCTGCGACGTTCACCTGCCCGACATGTCAGGCAACCGCCTGTATCAGCGGCTGAAGGATATCGTCACCCCGGTTCCGATGATCTTGATGACTGGGTTTGGCTATGATCCGGGACACTCGATCGTGAAAGCTCGTCAGACCGGCCTGTTGCCCAACGCGGTCTTGTACAAGCCGTTCCGCCTGGACGACTTGCTGGCAACCGTCGAACGGATTATCGAAGCGTACGCCGATCAGGCTCAGACCGCCTCGCAATAACCTGCCTGGCGACTTGGCGGGCGAAGGCTTCCCTCTGCGGGGTTTCTGTTGTCCGGCGACTTTGGCCGCCACAACCCTGCGACAAAATGCACCATGTCTTCGCCGCTTGATCCCTCTCCGCTCGCCTGGCTGTTGATTCTGTTGGCCTTGGCGGGGCACCTGGCTCTGTGGTCGCGCATCCATTGCTACGTTCACTCGCTTCCCTGGAAGCAAACGGTGATCGACTGGTTCGAGCTGGCGATTGTGTTAACGACCGGCGTCGTACCGCTCGCCTACGTCGCTTACTTTATTTTTGCCCCCACTCTTGATTGGGCCGGCAGCGAAATCTGGTACCAGTTTCCCTTGCTCTACTTTTGGGCTTGCTGGACGGCCCTGGTGATCGCCTTTGGGCTGTGGGTGCAGCACCGCTTGGACGAACGTCATGCAGCTGGCTATTTCCAGAGCAAGCAGATCGGCGCGGTCGACCTGGTTCGTGAAGTCCCAATCGAAGAACTCGCGATCCCCAAGATACAGTTCGCCTATCGTTTCCCGGGCAATCAGATTCTGGAGTACGTCGTCACCGAAAAGGAGCTCTTCCTGCCGCGGCTGCCGGCGGCGCTGGAAGGGTATACGATCACGCATCTCTCCGACTTGCACCTGACCGGCGAATTTTTGCCCCCTTTCTACCAGCACGTCATGGAGCGGGCCAATGCGCTGCAATCCGAGATGATCGTCATCAGCGGCGATATCTTCGACAAGGACGTCTGCATCGGCTGGAGCGAGTCGACCTTGGGCAAGCTGACGGCGCCGGATGGGGTTCACTTTGTGCTGGGAAATCATGACACGCGTCTCGCCCAGGTGCAGCCGGCTCGCGATGAACTAAAGCGGCTGGGCCTGATTGACCTGGGGGGGCGATGGATCGAAAAGACGATTCGCGACACGCCGATTGTCTTGGCCGGCGATGAGGCGCCTTGGATGTCGACCGTGAAAGATGTCGAGCAGTGCCCCCTTGAGCACAATGGAGATCGACTCTTTCGCTTGCTGATCGCCCACACGCCCGACCGTTTGCACTTCGCCGCCGATCACGACTTTGACCTCGTGCTAGCGGGCCACAATCATGGCGGCCAGATCCGCTTGCCGGTGATCGGCCCGATGATCAGTCCCAGTCGCTATGGCGTCCGCTACGCCAGCGGCATCTTCTATGAACAGCCGACTCTGGTGCACGTCTCGCGTGGGCTGTGTGGAACGTTCCCACTGCGGATTCGTTGTCAGCCGGAGATTACGCGGCTGATTTTGCGCCGCAAGGCTTAGATAGACTCGCCTTTTACTTGCGAACGCACTGCCTCGCTGGCGCTGCGGGCTCGTGTTCCGTCTGGCGGAATGTCGAAGCCGACTACAAGTAAACCCGCCGGTTATAGATCCACCATTCGACCAGCAGCACCACGATTGCGGCGGCGACGATCCATTTCCAGAAGTCGACGCGAACTGGCTCCCAGCTGCTTTGCCCTTCGATCGGTTCGCCCCAGTCGGTGGCGATCGCCTCGGCGGGCAGAGTGTTCGTTTCCTGCGAGTCGAAAATGTTCACCGAGAAGCTTTGCGTGACGTCGGGACCGTTCCCTTCGCGGACATCGTAGGTCCCCAGCTGATCGGTTTCGCTGAAGCTGAACAGGTTTTTCCCTTCGCGGCCGATCTCGCGTACCCGACCGGTTGGCGGCGTTACCGAGACTTCTTCGACCGGCGTCGAAGTGCGCAGTTCTATCGGCACCCCAGGGCGAACTGACAGGTCGGCCGCGCCTTGGCGGACGTCGCCAAGATACTCAACCACGTTTTTCACAAACACCGGAAAGCTCTGGCGTTTCGGCCATTCGGTGTTGTAAAAGGTCGAACCATCTTTCTCGATCATAAACTGAAAGCCAAGGACCGCATCTTCAAAACCTTTGCGGGGGGCGATCGCCAACAGCGGGCCATGCTGCGAATCAATCAGCGTGGTTCCACCCTGCACTTCCACGGGAGTGGCGTAGCCGATCATGACGTTGGTCATTTCGATGAAGTTCATCATCGGGTGCGAATGGGCGATATCGATCACCTGCGGCACGGTCACCTCTTCCCCTAGCTTCCAATTGTCGCCAGGAGGAACGACGCCCAAAAAGAGGGTGCTCGACTCAGGCATGTCTTCAGGGACGCAGTTGTCGTAGATGATCAGATCGTAGACGCCGGTCGCCGCTTCTTGTTTGTATTGATCTTCTTGCAGATAGCTGGGGTCGACTGTCGTCACGCGGGCCAGACGCGTGATCGCCTCGGTCGCCATCGCCAGGCGGAAGTAATCGTTCCCCGTACTAACCATCAACACGTTCGCTTTGCGGGGCGGATTGATCGCGGCGTAGGCGACGTTATCGGCTTTCAGCACATCATCAACGTCGAGCGTCAGACGCAACTTGCCGGCGTCGAGCGTTCCCAGCTCAAACTGAATCCCCGCGGCGCCTTCGGCCGGCAGCTTGACCGTTTGGGCGTCGAGCAAATCGTCGTTGTAGTAAAGGTTCGCGACCACTTCGTCCGGAGCGTCCCCGACTCGTTCGATGCGGGCATACGCTTGCAGCTCATCATTGCGGTCCGGATTGCGCTGCGTGTTGAAGGCGACGATGCCGACGTTGCCGGTCAACGGATCGCCAATCGGCACGTAAATTGGCGCCAGGTTGCCAAAGGTGAAATCGGTAATCGCCGGAAAGCGGCCGTCGCTGAAGATATAGAGCGTCGCCGGTTTGGCGTCGGCCACGCCTGCGTCCCCTTCGCTGAAGGCCGATTGGCCCGGATTGGCCAAGCCTGATGCGACGCGGAGCGCTTCGCTGATGTTGCTGACCCGATTGGTTGGCTCGATGGCGGTCAGTTTCCGCTGCAAGATCCGGCGGTCGTCGGTAAAGGCCTGCTCGATCTTGGCGCGATCGGCAAAGCTGACCAGCATCGCGACGTCGCCTGACTGCATCTGGTCGATCATCTCCGCGATGCGTCGCTTCGATTCTTCGAGGCGGTTCTTGGCGTCAGGGACATCTTCGGCGGCCATGCTGGCCGAGTTGTCGATCAAAAAAACGAAGCGATCCCCGATTAGCTTTTGCCCCTGCATGCCAGGCCGCAGCGCCGCCAGAATCAACAGCAACACGAACAGCAACTGAAGAAAAAGCAGAATGCTTTGCCGTAGACGCTGCCAGAGACTGTTGACGTGCAGGTCCTCGATCGTGCGGCTCCAGAGATAGGTACTGGGCACTTCGAGCGGCTGCCGGCGAAGTTTCAGGAAGTAAAGGGCGACGATCGCCGCCGGCACAATCGCCAGCAACGTCCAGCCCAACCAACCTAGCGTCGGAAGAAACATTAACGCACCAGTCCTCTCTGTCGCAGATACGAGGAGACGACTTGATCAACCGGCATGTCGGTGTTGGCCAGCATGTAGGTCATGCCGCGTTTGGTGCAGAACGACCGGGCGCCTTCGACAAAGGCGTTGAGCGTCTTGCGGTACTTCTCTAGCAGCGGCCGGCTGACGGTGATTTCGGCGGCGTCTTCATCCTCGGCGTCGACCAATCGCAGATCCCCTTTCAGCTGATCTTCTGGATTCAGTTCGACCGGCGAAAGCGTATGGATCACGTAGACGTCCATCTGCTGTGCGGTCAGAAAGCGGAACGCCGCCTCGTAGCCGGACTTGTCCATCAGGTCGGTGATTAGGACCAGAACGCCCTTGCCTTGATTTCGCAAGCAGAACGATTTGACCGCTTCGAGCAATGAGACGTTTTCGCCCGGCTCGATCTGGTGCACATAGTCGAGCATCCGCATCAAGCTATGGCGTCCACGCAGGACAGGGCCGGGTTTGCGAATCGGCGTGCCAAACGTTTCGATTCTAACGCGATCGGCTCGGCAGAGACCGATGTAGCCGAGCGCCGCCGCCATCTGCTTGGCGAAGTAGAGCTTGGTCGGTTCGCCGAAGTCCATTGATGTGCTGGCGTCGATCAGCGTGAAAAAGTGGAGGTCTTCCTCTTCCAGGAAGAGCTTCAAGAAGAGCTTATCGAGCCGCGCGAACGTGTTCCAGTCGATGAAGCGGAGGTCGTCGCCATGCACGTAATTGCGAAAGTCGGCGAACTCGACGCTCTGCCCTTTCCGTTTGCTGCGGCGTTCTCCTTTCATCCGTCCACGAAAGATCTTCCGACTGACCAGCTCGAGCCGTTCAAGCTGGGCCAGCATCTTGGGAGATAGAAGATCGGCGGGCGATATGGTCGTGGCAGGCATACGCGTTCGTAGCGTCCTTAGCGAGAATCAGCGTCCAGGAATGGCGAAGCGAGGTAACGCCGCGACTAGCTGCTGACGACCCGGGCGGTAACCGGCTCGTCGTCGCTCTTCTCCGGAAGTTTTTCGAGGATCTCGAGCAGGACGTGATCGGTATCGAGTCCTTCGGCTTGGGCTTCGAAGTTCAGAATCACGCGATGGCGCATCGTCGGCAGGTAGACGCGGCGAACGTCCTCGAAGCTGACGTTGTAGCGGCCATCGAGCAAGGCACGCACCTTCGCAGCCAGCGCCAACGTTTGGGCGCCACGCGGGCTCGAACCCCAGCGTAGGTATTGGTTGGTGACCGGCAAGGCCATCGGCCCATCGGGATGGGTGGCCAGCGTCAGCCGCACGATGTAGTCCTGCACATGCTTGGCTAGGATCACTTCGCGGATCAGCTTCTGCCACTTCATGATCTCTTCGCCGTCCATCACCTTTTCCGGCTCGGCGAACGTTCCCTTGGTGGTCCGATCGATGATCGTCGCCAGATCTTCCGCCGTGGAGTAACCGACGACCAGCTTGAAGAAGAAACGGTCGAGCTGCGCTTCGGGCAGCGGGTAGGTTCCCTCTTGTTCGATCGGGTTTTGCGTCGCGAGCACGAAGAACGGCTTCTTCAGTTCGTACCGCGTGCCGCCGACGGTGACGCAGAATTCCTGCATCGTTTCGAGCATCGCCGATTGCGTCTTGGGCGTGGCGCGGTTGATTTCGTCCGCCAGGCAGATCTGCGTGAAGATCGGACCTTTTTGGAACTCGAACACGCGGCGACCTTCGGGGGTTTCCATCACCATGTTGGTCCCCAAAATATCTGCCGGCATCAAGTCAGGCGTGTACTGGATGCGATTGAACGGCAGATCGAGCGTCTGGGCGAGCGTCCGCACCAAGAGGGTTTTGCCGAGACCTGGCACACCTTCCAGCAGGCAGTGACCGCCGACGAACATGCAGGTCAGCACGCCATGAATGATCTCGTCGTGCCCGACGATGACGCGACCGATTTGCTCTCGCACTGCGTTGTACCGATTGCGGAATTCTTCCGCCTGTTGTTGCATCGTCTCGCCGACGCTCATGTCGCATTCCTCACGGGTGATTGGATGACGAGTCTATCTGGATGGGAGTTCGTATCGTCCGCGTTATTCTTGCGGCGGCTGATCGCCGCGTCCCTGCTGCTTGCGGGCCTTTTGCTTCGCTTTCAGCAACCGTGACGTGTAGTTGTCTTCTTCGCTCTCGGTCGCTTGCTGTTTGGGTTGAACGCGGCGTTCGAGCTTGGGGCCGCTGGTCGACAGTTCGTCGGCCACGGCGTCGCCTGATTCCGCAGCGGCGTCGTCCGATTCAAATCGAGTGCTGGCCCGCCGCTGATCAATGTCGGAGGCGACCTTCTCCTTGCTCATCCGCAGCCGTTCGAGCCGATCGTCTTGTTTGACTTCTTTGCCGAAGCCAAACAGGCGGCCGACATACTTAATCGCCGGGCTCAGCCACTGTAATCCTATCGTAACCCGGCGGATGAAAACGTCGTGAAAAAAAGCGATCGCACAGATTACCACCAACAGGGGCCAAATCGGCTGACTGCTGATCGCTTTGGCCAGATTATGTCGGAAGGTATCGACCTCGAGCAGGTCGTCGACGCGGCCCAGGGCCATTTTGCCTTCAATCATCGCCCCTTTTTCGCCCCCGGCTGGTTCTAGATCGGCCAGCGACTCCAGCAGATTGCGATTGGTAAATTGCTGGCGAAATTCAGCCGAGTAGGGGACATTCACCCCAGAGCGAAGTGGGGCCTGGCCGGGGCCCGGTACGAGCGACAGGAAATAGCTGCCCGACTCATCGGAATCGAACTCGCCGATGTAGCGGCCCGGCGCCACCTGTTCCAGACGAAAGTCGCGCGTCTCCATCCGCGGATCGACGGCGTTTCCGGAGATGTTCAGAAAGTTCAGGTATTCGTCATCCTCGCCGATCGCAGTGACGACGACGCGAACCTTGCCGTCCTTCGCTTCGCTGGCGATCGTGAATTTCCCCTCGTTGCCGCTGGGACGCATCGCCCAGCGAATCATCTGCGTATAGAACTTGTCGTACCCGTCCCAGCCGGTCCACTGGTTCGTCCAGCGGTGTCCGGAATCGCTGGTAAAGACGACGCTGCGTCCTAAGCCATACGTCCAACTGGCCAGCAGCGTGGCGTTCTCTGGATGCTGCGCTGGATCGGGGGCGATCAGCGCGACGTCGACCAGCGGGTTGTTTTTGACCGACGTCATCACGTAGCCGTCGAACGAAGGGAAGCCGTCGGCGCCAGTCGTGATCTCATGCGGGTAGCGACCGAGCGGAACCATGCCGGGATGATCTTTGACCAAGGGTTGCGCAATGCGGCGGGCTTCGCGCTGATAGATGCGCGGCAGCGCCTTGGGGTTGGTCACTTCGTAGTACTTGCCGCCGGTCGCCTTGGCGATTTTCTTCAGCTCCTGGCTGTTCGCCGGTCCATGGGTGCCGATGGCGACGGTCGTGACCTTGATCCCGGCTTTGGAAATCGCGCCGAGCGTCAACGGATTGGCAGGTGAGGGGTCGCCGTCACTGATGATAATCATGTGTTTGATGGCGACTTCATTGGGGGGCAACTGGTTGAAGGCCCGCAGCGCCATCTTCATCGACGGTTCGAACTGCGGCATGTCGCCCGGCGTCATTCGCGACATCTTGGCGAGCATACCGGCGCGATTGGGGCCCACGCGAATCAGCCCGTTGCCGTTGCTGGACCAGAGCCATTGGTCGGTGTTGCCGTAATGAATCAAGCCGCAATAGTCAGAGTTTCCGAGCGCCTGCAGCGCTTCGCGACCGATTACCTTTTGCCAGTAGTTGCCTTGCGGCAGTTCCGAGGCGTGCATCAACATCGCCAGCGCGCCAACCGGAACGACCTTCGCGTCTTTGATCGTAAAGTCGACCGGCATCGCTTTTTCGAGTTCGGTATTGGCCCAGCCGCCGGCGCCAAACGCCTGTGGCCCGCCGAGCATTACCAGCCCACAGCCCATCTGCTGTGTGTTGCGGACCAGCACGTCAATCTGCTGATCGCTAAAGCTGGCCAGATCGCCGGCTTCGGCTCCGCTCGAGCGAGGCGTGCCCGCCAAGATGACGCAGTCGTAGCGCTGCAGTTCGGCCAGCGTGGTGAACAACTCGTTGGTCGGCATCACGTCGACCTCCAGGTTGTTCAGCCGCAACCGTTCGACCAGCGTGTCGTATTCGCCAGGAGTGGTCCAATCCTCGATCAACAGAATATTGCCCTTGCCGCGGACATGCGTGAACGCGGTCGCGGCGTTGTTCTGCGTCATCGAGTCGTCAGTACGGTCTTCGGGGAAGAACTCCGCCTCGAAGGTGTAGAAGTCGGGGCGATCGATCACCTGCTCGAAAGTAAGCACCTTCTTGCCCGGCGGTAAGACGACCTCCTGTTCGGCAAGTTCCTCTTTGATCTTGCCCGCCTTGCGAGAGACGACCAGCTTGCCCCGGACGACGCCGTCGTTGTCAGGCGTCGGCTCGGTCATGTTGTTGATCACAACCGAAGTCCGAATCGGCTCTCCTTTCCGAATGTCGTCGGGGATCGTCACCTTTTCGACGGCGACTTCCGATCGGCTTGACAACTCGATCGGCGCCACGTCGAGTCCGATTCCGGCTGCGGCCAGCGAACGAGCGATCGGCTGCGCATCGCCGAGCGTCTGATTGCCATCGGTGACGACGACGATCCGTTTCGCTTCATCTTCCGAGAACGAAGCTTGCGCCAGCTTTAAGGCCGCCTCCAGGTTGGTTGCGTCGAGCTTGATATGGTCCAATCCGATCAGGCGGCGACGTCCAATTGGCACGTCATCTTCGTAGGGCGGAACTTCGATCGCCCCTTCGCGGCCAAAGACGATCACGCCCGCCCGATCGCCGCGCGCCGGTTGGCGGTGTTTTTTGACTTCCTTGGCGACGTATTGCGCCATCGCGGCCCGCTGCTCTTCGGGAATGCTGAGCGACTGGTCCAGCACGTAGATCACCGTCAGGCGATGATTGACGCGCAGAAACTGCGCTTCGGCCAGGGCGCAGATCAGCATCACCAAGACCGCCGACCGCAGGCCGAGCGCCATCAAGCGGCGGACGGGGCCCAGCCCCGCCAGACTGCGGAAGCTGAAATACCAAAGCAGCGGCAGCGTCGCCAATAGCCACAGCCAAGCCGGTTTGTTGAACGCGATGTCGATCCCGAACATGGTGCGCCCGCTTGGCAGGGAAAAGGTGACGAAGGGTACGAAACTGCTTCAGACGAAAAAACGTTGCAGCAGCGCCGTAGGAGATTCCGGAAAAGGTGGTCGCTTGTTCCCTCTATGGTACCGCTTGGAAAATCGTAAAGCGATAGCCGTTACGTACTTTGGGAAATTCTGTCGATTACAACGCGACCCGCTGTACCCGATGATTGTTGGAGTCGACTACATGCACGCGCCCCTGACTGTCGAGGGCCAGCGCCCAAGGGCAAAACAGTTGACCCGGTTCGCGGCCGTTGCCTCCCCACACGCCCAGGCTCTCGCCATCAAGAGTGAACTTCTGTAAACGATGGTTGCCGAACTCGATCACGTAGACGTGACCCTCGCCGTCGAGGACCAAGTCGTACGGATAGCTCAACTGTCCAGGCTCTTCGCCTTGGATTCCCCACATTTTGACCAGCACCGCCTGATCGCCGGTCGCGTCAAAGACCTGAATCCGGTGGTTGCAAGCGTCGGCGACCCAGATGCGGTCCTCGGCGTCGATGGCGATATTCTGCGGGCGAACGAACTGTCCCGGCTCGCTACCGTGTCCTCCCCATTCAAACAAATATTCGCCATCTGGGCTAAATTTTTGAATGCGGTCGAATTGGCCATATTCGCCGATGTAGTAATTTCCTTGCGAGTCCTGCACGGCGTCGGTCACAAATCCGAACTCACCAGGGCCATGTCCTTCGACGCCGCCGATCGTCTGCTCGTCTAGTTTGCGGCCGTCAGCGGTGTAAACCAGCATCCGGTTGTAGTGCGTGTCGGCGATCAGCAGGTCGCCCGCCTTATTGAACGACAAGCCTGAGGGTCGACCGCGATAATATTCCGGAATTTGCCAGGCACGCAAGAAAGTCCCGTCCCGGTCAAAAACCTGGATCCGGGCCGTCATATCGACGATGTACAAGCGGTCGTCGGCGTCGATGGCGACGGCCCGCGGCTTTTCAAACTTGCCGTTGGAGATGCCTCGCTCGCCCCAAACGGTCTCCAAACCGCCGGGTGAATCCAAACGGGGGACGCAACCGCCGAGCAGCCAGAGAAGCGAACAGAATAGGAGCAATTTGCGAAACATCCGCCTATTATTTCGCGAAAAGGGGGATAAGGGCAACGGTTCGGCCACAATATTGCCGATTTGGGGCTTCCACTTGTGGAGCGCGGCAGCAATTCCGTATAGTTAACTTTTGGCTAGACAATAACTTCGGGCAAGTAAGCCCCTAGCGGAGCGCAAGCGGCGAGCATGACAGTTCGGGTTATCGACGTAAAGGCGGCCGAAGACCGTCGCGACGTCATTCACCGTGCGGTTCAGTCCCTCGCCGAAGGGCAAATCGTCGCCTTTCCGACCGAAACCGTGTACGGCGTCGCCGTCTCGGCGCTCAACGGTGGGGCGATCGACCGCCTGATGGAAGCGAAAGGGCGTCCGAAAAATCAACCATTCGCGTTGGCGATTCGCAGCAAGGACGAATTGACCGATTACGTCCCGCAGGCGACGCCGCTGATGAAGCGATTGGCGATGCGTTGTTGGCCGGGTCCGGTCACGTTGGTGTTACCCTGCGATGATTCGCGCAGCGTGGTGCAAAGCCTGCCGCCGAGCGTCATTCCGTCGGTTTCCCCCAGCGGCTTTGTCGGACTGCGGATTCCTTCGCATGACCTAATTCAAGAAGCGATGCGGCTGTTGCCGGGGCCCCTGGCCCTGACCAGCGCCAATCGCTCGGGCCAACCCGACGCCGTTCGGGGGGGCGAGGTGACCGACGCGCTGGGCGATGCCCTGGGTTTGGTGTTAGACTGCGGCAAGTGTCGCTACGCTCAGCCGTCGACGGTCGTCCGCGTGGTCGGCAACAAGGTAGAGGTTTTGCGTTCTGGCGTCGTCTCGGAGAAAGTTTTGAAGCGTCTCAGCAGCTACTGCGTCGTATTCGTCTGCACCGGCAATACCTGTCGTAGTCCCATGGCCGAAGTGTTGATGCAAAAGCACGCCGCCGAGCGTTTCGATTGCAAGATCGAAGAGCTGGATGGGCGCGGCTTTATCGTCGCCTCGGCGGGTTTGGCCGCCTTCCCCGGCGGACGGGCGGCGCCAGAGGCCATCAAAGTTAT from Blastopirellula retiformator encodes:
- a CDS encoding VWA domain-containing protein — translated: MFGIDIAFNKPAWLWLLATLPLLWYFSFRSLAGLGPVRRLMALGLRSAVLVMLICALAEAQFLRVNHRLTVIYVLDQSLSIPEEQRAAMAQYVAKEVKKHRQPARGDRAGVIVFGREGAIEVPPYEDDVPIGRRRLIGLDHIKLDATNLEAALKLAQASFSEDEAKRIVVVTDGNQTLGDAQPIARSLAAAGIGLDVAPIELSSRSEVAVEKVTIPDDIRKGEPIRTSVVINNMTEPTPDNDGVVRGKLVVSRKAGKIKEELAEQEVVLPPGKKVLTFEQVIDRPDFYTFEAEFFPEDRTDDSMTQNNAATAFTHVRGKGNILLIEDWTTPGEYDTLVERLRLNNLEVDVMPTNELFTTLAELQRYDCVILAGTPRSSGAEAGDLASFSDQQIDVLVRNTQQMGCGLVMLGGPQAFGAGGWANTELEKAMPVDFTIKDAKVVPVGALAMLMHASELPQGNYWQKVIGREALQALGNSDYCGLIHYGNTDQWLWSSNGNGLIRVGPNRAGMLAKMSRMTPGDMPQFEPSMKMALRAFNQLPPNEVAIKHMIIISDGDPSPANPLTLGAISKAGIKVTTVAIGTHGPANSQELKKIAKATGGKYYEVTNPKALPRIYQREARRIAQPLVKDHPGMVPLGRYPHEITTGADGFPSFDGYVMTSVKNNPLVDVALIAPDPAQHPENATLLASWTYGLGRSVVFTSDSGHRWTNQWTGWDGYDKFYTQMIRWAMRPSGNEGKFTIASEAKDGKVRVVVTAIGEDDEYLNFLNISGNAVDPRMETRDFRLEQVAPGRYIGEFDSDESGSYFLSLVPGPGQAPLRSGVNVPYSAEFRQQFTNRNLLESLADLEPAGGEKGAMIEGKMALGRVDDLLEVDTFRHNLAKAISSQPIWPLLVVICAIAFFHDVFIRRVTIGLQWLSPAIKYVGRLFGFGKEVKQDDRLERLRMSKEKVASDIDQRRASTRFESDDAAAESGDAVADELSTSGPKLERRVQPKQQATESEEDNYTSRLLKAKQKARKQQGRGDQPPQE
- a CDS encoding L-threonylcarbamoyladenylate synthase, which encodes MTVRVIDVKAAEDRRDVIHRAVQSLAEGQIVAFPTETVYGVAVSALNGGAIDRLMEAKGRPKNQPFALAIRSKDELTDYVPQATPLMKRLAMRCWPGPVTLVLPCDDSRSVVQSLPPSVIPSVSPSGFVGLRIPSHDLIQEAMRLLPGPLALTSANRSGQPDAVRGGEVTDALGDALGLVLDCGKCRYAQPSTVVRVVGNKVEVLRSGVVSEKVLKRLSSYCVVFVCTGNTCRSPMAEVLMQKHAAERFDCKIEELDGRGFIVASAGLAAFPGGRAAPEAIKVMGDRGLDLSGHASQPLSDRLVEHADLILTMTGSHRDAIMAQWPDAADYTHNLCLDGFDVADPIGHPEVVYQQCADQIEAEIIARVRAIDLDHLPATS
- a CDS encoding NHL repeat-containing protein gives rise to the protein MFRKLLLFCSLLWLLGGCVPRLDSPGGLETVWGERGISNGKFEKPRAVAIDADDRLYIVDMTARIQVFDRDGTFLRAWQIPEYYRGRPSGLSFNKAGDLLIADTHYNRMLVYTADGRKLDEQTIGGVEGHGPGEFGFVTDAVQDSQGNYYIGEYGQFDRIQKFSPDGEYLFEWGGHGSEPGQFVRPQNIAIDAEDRIWVADACNHRIQVFDATGDQAVLVKMWGIQGEEPGQLSYPYDLVLDGEGHVYVIEFGNHRLQKFTLDGESLGVWGGNGREPGQLFCPWALALDSQGRVHVVDSNNHRVQRVAL